The following is a genomic window from Theobroma cacao cultivar B97-61/B2 chromosome 10, Criollo_cocoa_genome_V2, whole genome shotgun sequence.
TCAGCGAAACAGGCTTAGCAGCTAAGTCAGTGAACGTTAATGTCTTTCCAGGCTTGACTACACTAGGCATGTCATTTGTTCGAGCTGATTTTGAAGTCGGCGGCATCAACGTGCCGCATTTCCATCCTAGAGCAACTGAAATAGCATTTGTTCTCCAAGGAAGAGTTTATTCAGGATTCGTCGACACAGAAAACAGAATTTATGCTAAAGTGATTGAAAAGGGTGAAGTCATGGTGTTTCCAAGGGGGCTGCTGCACTTCCAAATGAATGTTGGAGATACGCCTGCTACAATCTTGGGAAGTTTTGACAGCCAAAATCCTGGTTTGCTGAGAATTCCAAATGCTGTATTTGGTACTGGGATCGAAGAAAAACTTTTGGAGAAGGCTTTTGGGTTGAGTGCTAAGGAGATTGCCAACTTGAGGAGGAAATTTGCTCCCCACGAGTTGAGCTAGATGGTTAAAATAGTTTACCTATTTGATACTTCCATGAATAATGCTTTGCTTTTTCCATACACAGCAGACTGTGCCAACTACGAGAATTGTGATATTGTCCCCAATAAGACATTTTCTGAGAGAAAATTTGAAACAGATTACCAaagttttcttcctttaatgTTGTTCATTGATTGTTGACGGTGGGGAGCTTTTTGACAAGGCACATTATGGTGGAGTGTACTTATATCTTCCAAGCCGATCCATAAGTTTTTGTAGAAAACATTGTTATCGATTTTATGCATTCTAATAAGACAGATCTTCTTTATTTACAACTttatacattttattttatttatttataaaaataaagttcATGAAATGGATatgctt
Proteins encoded in this region:
- the LOC18586819 gene encoding germin-like protein subfamily 3 member 2, producing MSLKPALLLAIFLHNYAIIATLASDPDPVQDFCIPQKGIATCRNSSAVTVEDFVFSGIKLPGKFSETGLAAKSVNVNVFPGLTTLGMSFVRADFEVGGINVPHFHPRATEIAFVLQGRVYSGFVDTENRIYAKVIEKGEVMVFPRGLLHFQMNVGDTPATILGSFDSQNPGLLRIPNAVFGTGIEEKLLEKAFGLSAKEIANLRRKFAPHELS